Part of the Sphingobium sp. TKS genome is shown below.
ACCAGCACTTCATCGCCGTTGGGAGCGGGCAGCGCTTCTTCCGCCAGTTCGACCACCAGGCGGCCGTCTTCCTGCAACGTCGAGAGCAATTTGAGGCCTAGGGTATCGCTCATGAACACTCCGTTTCAGGCTGAGGGACGATCGCTGTAGAGCGTGGGGAACATGGTTTTGAGGGCCGTCAGCTTCGGCATGTCCCAACGCTGAATATAGGGGTGGCGCGGATTCTTGGTCAGGAAATTCTGGTGATAGCTGTCCGCATCTTGGAAACCGGTGAAGCGTTCGATGCGGGTGACGATGGGATCGCGCCAGAGGCCGGATTGGCCGAGTTGGGCAAGATAGGCTCTGGCTGCCTTGTCCTGCTCCGGGGTCAGCGGGAACAGCGCGCTGCGATATTGGGTGCCATGATCCGGACCCTGATAGTTGAGCGTGGTAGGGTCCGCGATCACCGAGAAGAAAACGCGTAGCAACGTGCCGTAGCTGACCATCTTGGGGTCGTAGGTGACACGAACGGACTCGGCAAAGCCCGTATCGCCTTCGCTGACCTGCTCATAATCGACCTTGCGGTCGCGTGGCCCCCCGGCAAAACCGGAGACGGCTAGGTGGACGCCCTTTAGGTGGGAGAAGACGCCTTCCACGCCCCAATAGCAGCCCCCCGCAAAGACGGCGGTTTCGAGCTTGCGGCTGGAAGCGGCGTCAACCACAGGAACCGGAGTGAGGACCGGGCGTTCGGCGCGCAGCGGGGATGCGACGGCCAAAGCCGCCAGAAAAGCAAGGGCTATGCCGTCAGAGCGCCGCATTGTCCGCGGCCGAAGCCGGAGCCGAAGCCGCCATGGCGGAGCCGGTCAGCGGGGGCGCATCGCCATTCGGCTGAAGCACGAAAACGCCGATGGCGCCGATCACAAACCCGCCTAGAAAACGGAGGAACAGGTCTGATTTCAAGAAGGCCACCATGGCGTTCTTCCTTTCGGTCGTCTTGGCCGCCACAAGCGGGCGGCAATGAATGTCGCGCGGCCTAGTCCCGGATGAACACTGCGCTATGGCAGTTTCGACCAACGCTCGATGCGAGACGATGGGTGACGGGCAAAGCCGGTTTCGGTTCGCAACGGGATATAGAGCCCATCGCCCCATCTGCAAGACGGCACGGGGGAAATTTTCCGTTTCCGAAATGGGGGTGATCGGATGCCTGATGTAAGCTGCTCACCCTCCCCTCTCCCACAGAGAGAGGAAAATGGCGCATTATTTGAGGGCGGCGCAGGCTTCCTGGATGCGGGTGCAGGCCTTGGCCAGCACCTCTTCGGAAGTGGCGTAGCTGATGCGGAACGCCGGGGAGAGGCCGAAGGCGGCGCCATGGACGGCAGCGACCTTCGCTTCGTCCAGGAAATAGCCGATCAGCGTTTCGTCGCTGTCGATCAGCTGGCCCTTGGGCGTCACCTTGCCGATCACGCCGCTCGCGTCGGGATAGACATAGAAGGCGCCTTCCGGCGTCGGGCAGTCGAGGCCCGGCGCGTCGTTCAGCATGGCGACGACCATGTCGCGGCGCTTCTTGAAGGCAGCGTTGCGTTCTTCGAGGAAGTCCTGGTCGCCGGTCAATGCGGCGACGGCGGCAGCCTGGCTGATCGAACAAGGGTTGCTGGTCGACTGCGACTGAAGCTTGCCCATCGCCTTGATGATCCATTCCGGGCCACCGGCGAAACCGATGCGCCAGCCGGTCATGGAGAAGGCCTTGGAGCAGCCATTGACGGTCAGCGTGCGGTCGTAGAGGTCGGGGCAGACCTGCGCGATGGTGGCGAAAGGGGTCGGCGCGTACCAGACATGCTCATACATGTCGTCCGTCATCACCAGCACATGCGGATGGCGCAGCAGCACTTCGCCCAGCGCCTTCAACTCGTCGGCCGAATAAGCCGCGCCCGAAGGGTTGGAGGGCGAGTTCAGCATGACCCACTTGGTCTTCGGCGTGATCGCCGCTTCGAGCTGAGCCGCGGTGATCTTGTAGCCCTGACTGGCCGGGCCTTCGATGAAGACCGGGGTGCCCCCCGCGAAGTTCACGATGTCCGGATAGCTGACCCAATAAGGCGCCGGAATGATGACTTCATCGCCCACGTCGACGGTCGCGACCAGCGCGTTGAACAAGGTATGCTTGCCGCCCGAGTTCACGCTGATCTGGCTGCGCTTGTAGATCAGGCCATTGTCGCGCTTGAACTTGAAGGCGACGGCTTCCTTGACGTCGGCGGTGCCGTCGACATCGGTGTAGCGGGTCAGATTGTTGCGAATCGCGGCAATACCCGCCTCTTTGACGAAATCGGGCGTGTCGAAGTCCGGTTCACCGGCAGAGAGGCCAATAACGTCCACGCCTTCGGCTTTGAGGGCATTCACGCGCGCGCTCATCGCCAGAGTGGCGGAGGGCTGGATGCGACCGAGGGCAGCGGAAGTCTGGCTCATTGCAATAGTCTTTCTCTAGAGCGATTTCAAAGCGGGCGGGATAGCCCGCTGGCTTAAGAAATCGCGGCACAATAAAGAATCCCCAAGGCCCGCAATAAGGCGGACGCGAGGCTCCTTAGTGCGCAACGAAAGAAGGGGCAACCGCCAGTTGGCCTCGGCTGGCCGTAACGGCAGATTATGACGTCAGCGCGCCAGCGACGCGGCCACCATGCCACGCGCCGCATTGCCGATGAAGAAGCCATTTTCCAGATCATGCGGTCGCAGATCGGCCTCCACCGCCTCCCCCATTTCGATCAGGCTGCGGCGCAGCACGCCAGGCAGCAGGCCGCGGGAGAGCGGCGGGGTCAGCAGCTTGTCGCCGCGCTCGACGAAGAGGGAGGAGAAGCAACCTTCGGTCAGATAACCCTGTTCGTCCTTCATCACCACTTCATAGGTGCCGCCACGCCGCAATGCGTCGTGGTACAGCGCGCGGTCGGTGGTTTTGTGCATCAGGCGCGGGTCGGCGGCCGGCGCGTTGCGGGGGACGAGCGCCACCTGCATGATCGCCTGCGGCCAAGTGTGATGCTCACGCACCTCGATGGCGACCGAACCGCGGCGGGAGACGAGCAGGCGCAGACGGCTGCGTTCGCGCAGGCGGAAGGTCGCGGCTTGCAGCTCATTGCGCACATCATGGCGGTCGAAGGCAAAGTCGAGGGCGTCCGCGCTGGCCTTCAGCCGTTCCAGATGCAATTCCAGCAATCTGATGCCATCGACCGGATCGAAGGCCATGGTTTCCAGCAGATCGAACCGTCCGTCAGCCAATGCCATGAAAATCCCGCAAACTCCCTGGAGCATTCTGAAATCGGCTGGACCAGCCGACGGCATGCAGAATGCGGACAATAAACACGCCCTTCAAGCCGGTGTGAGGAAGCGCCCCTTGGCCAGACATTCCGCCCATTCGGACGCGACATCCGAATCCGCGACGATGCCCGATCCCAGACCCAGGCGCCCCTCCCTGCTGCCTTCTTCAACACAAATGGTGCGGATGGCAACATTGAAGGCAGCATCGCCCGACGGATCGATCCAGCCCATCGAGCCGGTATAGACACCGCGCGGGAAGGCTTCGACCGCGTCGATAATCTCCATGGCGCGGACCTTGGGCGCGCCGGTGATCGATCCGCAAGGGAAGAGGACGCGCAGCACATCGACCGGCGAAAGGCCCGGCAGCAGGCGGGCGCGGACGGTCGACACCATCTGATGGACGGTGGGATAGGTTTCGACCTTGAACAGGTCGGGCACCGTGACCGTGCCGGCGCGGGAGACGCGCGAAAGATCGTTGCGCAGCAGGTCGACGATCATCAGATTTTCCGCGCGCTGCTTGGCATCCTGTTCCAGCCAGTGGATGAGGTCTGCG
Proteins encoded:
- the msrA gene encoding peptide-methionine (S)-S-oxide reductase MsrA; this translates as MRRSDGIALAFLAALAVASPLRAERPVLTPVPVVDAASSRKLETAVFAGGCYWGVEGVFSHLKGVHLAVSGFAGGPRDRKVDYEQVSEGDTGFAESVRVTYDPKMVSYGTLLRVFFSVIADPTTLNYQGPDHGTQYRSALFPLTPEQDKAARAYLAQLGQSGLWRDPIVTRIERFTGFQDADSYHQNFLTKNPRHPYIQRWDMPKLTALKTMFPTLYSDRPSA
- a CDS encoding pyridoxal phosphate-dependent aminotransferase, translating into MSQTSAALGRIQPSATLAMSARVNALKAEGVDVIGLSAGEPDFDTPDFVKEAGIAAIRNNLTRYTDVDGTADVKEAVAFKFKRDNGLIYKRSQISVNSGGKHTLFNALVATVDVGDEVIIPAPYWVSYPDIVNFAGGTPVFIEGPASQGYKITAAQLEAAITPKTKWVMLNSPSNPSGAAYSADELKALGEVLLRHPHVLVMTDDMYEHVWYAPTPFATIAQVCPDLYDRTLTVNGCSKAFSMTGWRIGFAGGPEWIIKAMGKLQSQSTSNPCSISQAAAVAALTGDQDFLEERNAAFKKRRDMVVAMLNDAPGLDCPTPEGAFYVYPDASGVIGKVTPKGQLIDSDETLIGYFLDEAKVAAVHGAAFGLSPAFRISYATSEEVLAKACTRIQEACAALK
- a CDS encoding aminotransferase class IV: MALADGRFDLLETMAFDPVDGIRLLELHLERLKASADALDFAFDRHDVRNELQAATFRLRERSRLRLLVSRRGSVAIEVREHHTWPQAIMQVALVPRNAPAADPRLMHKTTDRALYHDALRRGGTYEVVMKDEQGYLTEGCFSSLFVERGDKLLTPPLSRGLLPGVLRRSLIEMGEAVEADLRPHDLENGFFIGNAARGMVAASLAR